CGTACAGATACACAGAGGCAATTCTGGCATGATTCCtttttcagaaatatttttGTTCCTTTGTCTCTGGTGATTGGTCAGTTATTGAGTTTGCTCTGTTATGTTGTCAGTGTGATTCATTTGTTTGCTTGACATTTGACACTGCTTTCTTGGTATGTAATCTGCTAGGGTATGGAATTATGAGGAAGCTACTCTACTTAACAGTTTCAATAACCATGATTATCCTGATAAAGGCGTTTCGAAGCTCTGTCTTGTAAATGAGCTTGATGAGAACTTGCTCCTTGTAGCATCAAGTAAATTTGTTTCCCGCGTTTGGTTAACACATTACTTGTATCTGTTAATAACTGTTAAAATTGATCTGTACCCTGCTTAATTGAATTAGATGATGGAAACGTCCGGATTTGGAAAAATTTCACTTCGAAAGGGGAGCAGAAATTAGTTACTGCATTTGCTTCAATTCACGGTCACAAACCTGGTGTACGTGCTGTGAATGCTGTTGTGGATTGGCAACAGCAGTCAGGATATCTTGTAGGTTCTACAGCTTACTTTGGTTTATGCGAGCTTTTGTATGCATTTAATATAATACCCAAGACACACTTGGAAAAATGTGCTACTTGGTGTTTTGATAATTTTTTCTCACACATACCTTATTTTGCTGCCGTACTAGTTCGCGTCAGGTGAAATTTCATCTATCGCAGCGTGGGATCTTGATAAAGAGCAGCTCGTCAGCACTATTCCCTTGACATCTGATTCGAGCATCTCAGCATTGGTGGGttttaatttgaaattattcAGATGGGAAAATGGCTAAAATGAGGGATTATATCTTCCAACTTTTTCATCATGTTGCTTTTGAATTTGTCTCCGTTTTTTTAATCTGTCTAAGAAACCCTAATGATTTTCAATGGCCATTGTAGTCTTAATGCATTGTACGATCTCGTATTTGTACTCTATAAGTAAAATTTGTGCTGGTTGGTGgttttatcattatttttgtTGGAGTTGAAATCTGATCTGTTAAGATGCAAAGCACACACATAAGCTCACGATGCCAGTTTAGTGTGTAGAGGACTTCTCTTCTTCCTCTTGCACAGACAAGTGTCCTCGTAGCTGATTATTAACTTATCTTAATTTGCTTAATGTGTTTAATAACACTCCTTGCCTTCATGGTTGTTAATTTTGTGTTCTAACCTCTTTTTTCTCTACCTTCTTATCCACCGATTTGTTTGTGCGTCATGTAGGCTGTTTCTCAAGTTCACGGTGGTCAATTTGCTGCTGGTTTTGTGGATGGTTATGTCCGCTTATACGACATCCGTACTCCTGAAATgtaagaatttttttattagtttACTTTATCGCCCCAAAGGTCATTTTAAGCTCCATGATGCTTTGTTTCCACTTTTATGTACTTTGATGGGCATCTGACTATAGTTTCAGAAAATGTGCCCTTGTATCCTCTCATGATGAGGTGATTCTTGCACGTTTCAGCAAGAAGCTTTTCTGGTCCATGCTTGCAAACCTTTTTAAATGGTGACTGCAACTGCTTAGATTATACTTGGCAGTCTAGCTATGATTGTGCCATAGTCAACTGTCAGCCACTCGTCATAAAGttggttattatttaataaatggaCAGAGTGACTCCTGATCTATGTTTATTATTCTTGTTTTGGCTGTTTATCCTGCGTAAAACTATTCTGTCAGTGTATGTTTAACTATCTGCATTTCTCTGTATTTTTGCATGTTTGATTTAGGCTTGTTAGTGAAACCCGACCTCACACCCAACGTGTTGAAAGAGTTGTAGGGATGGGCTTCCAACCTGGACTTGAACCTGCAAAGGTGACTCTTTTTCTCTAATGTGATGGATGGCTTCATAATGTGCTCTGGTCTTACTGTTGTTTCTGCAATGTTCGTGCCCTAGTAGCAGCTTTGGAACACACCTAATATGAAATGAGGTCGAGTCTATATAGATGTTTACTACAGCTTTGTCaccatcttttttcttttcttaaacAGCTCGTCAGTGCATCCCAGGCTGGTAATATTCAATTTCTTGACATGAGAGCTGCCAAAAAGACATACCTTACCATTGAAGCTCATCGGGGTTCACTTACAGCATTGGCCGTTCATCGGCATGCACCCCTTATTGCTAGTGGCTCTGCCAAGCAATTTATCAAAATATTCAACTTGAGGGGTAATCAGTTAGGTACCATTAGGTATCACCCCACTTTCATGGCACAGAAGATTGGATCTGTTAACTGCCTTACCTTCCATCCGTATCAAGTTCTACTGGCTGCGGGTGCGGCCGATTCTTGTGTTTCAATATATGCCGATGAGATCTCTCCACCAAGATGAGCACACAACTATTATGATATCTGAAAGCCTTTTGGAGAGTGATGGAGGTTGACAGAATATGATCCTGGAATGAAGGATTTGCAAATCAACCCATCCGTACACAGTTCACGTTTTCTAACAAGTAGGTTGCATCAAGTGTGGTGATATGAATCGGTTCGTATTTGAAAgtgaataatatattatttggcCTCCTCTTTCGGGTTCTCAAAAGTTGGGAAGAATCAACTTGTTCCGTGGAGGCTATGGCAAATAATCTGTTTATAGGTGAAGAAGAAAGCTGTAAATATGTCACTTTTTCTTCGGTTCTTTTTAGTGTGTTTTTTCTTTTGTGCTGCTTTCTTTCatccttccttttcttacttCTTTGAACAGATACAAACCTTGTCCAATCTGTACAGTTCTATTAGTATTTATTTTACATTATTAACTCTGTTGGCACTAAATTTTTGCAGCAAACTAGTGGACGTTGCTTGCACCACATTGAAGATAAAATGTTGGTTGTCATAAAATGATTTAGAATTATCGCCTGAACGTATAAACAGTACCCCAATTTCTTGCATCCTCCGGCCCTGAAATAAATCACTGTTCTTGGTCGAGAGGGGTTTATGAAAAGAACACCAACTTAAAAGTTTGTCTTTCATAACGACTCACAACTTAGTAACTATATACTATTTATTCGTGACATTAAGGAGACAGATTCCAGTACCTTGTTTCTTCCCAAGTACAGCATAAACTCGATCGGAGACATGTCGATCAATTATTTGTAACAAAGTTGTTCAACTTGGTGATTAATCGGCTTTATCCTCGTTGATTTCATGAAGGATAACCACCAAAGCAGCTATGAAGGCAGAGTCAACATTTGGATACACAATCACACTTAGAGTGTCCTTTCCAATCACAATTCCCCCAAACGCGTGCTGCTTCTGCATCCGCATTTTCATGTTGATAATGATCGTGAAAACTTCTTTAGACAAATGATTCTAAAGGGAAGACGATAGCTCTACCACTCAGCTAATTGTTGACCACAAACGTATTTGATGAATAATACCATACATTATTACCAATGCAATGAGTGTTGAATTGATATCATATATAGCACACGACCTCTCTAACCAGCTACCCACAACTTTAAAATCCCATGAATTTTCTTCGTTGTTGCTGCCTAAGATCACGTCCAGTTCGGTCTTATATTGGACCAGTGAAGATTTCACAACACTAAATAGTTGATTATCAGGTTATGAGCTGTCTCCTTCGAAACTTGCCATCTTCTGTGTGCACTCAACATCTGAAGAATACCATCAATAAACAAATCCTGATTTACAAAATCTTGAAATATCACAACAAAGTAAAACTATCAAAATGCAACTGAAAGTGATGATGATATGTCCTTGAGAATCGACGAGGACATGGCGTCCATGAAGACTCAGCAGCTTCTCTTTCACAGTAAACATATCATTTCCTTTAATCATCAATGACCACAAAATTGCCTCCAGTGACGGCTACAACCTTCCTCACGACCGTGGGATGGATTTCATCTGGAGAACAGAACTGCTGGCCCACTACCGCGCTGAGCCTATCCATTTCCTATCCTATTTGATGGAGTTGACGACAACATGACTGCTGATTTCAATTTATACAATTCAACTCATCATTATGAGATGTTTATTCTGTATTCCAGTTGTATAAATAGAAGGTTCTGCTTTAGCCTCAAGGAGCGTAGCCCTCTCTTTTATGCATCATCTCATGCATCTACTACTTTAATCTCGTCCGTCAccattcacaataaaatgaaCCACAAGAACTTAGACCAAACATGTAGATAACTTTTCATCCATTCCATACTACTTTCTCAGTAAGGAATTGATTCATTCTTTGTTTTGTAACGTACGGATAGCATGTGTTTCAATTTTACTTTACCAATGTTTCTTACTTGTAAAGAAAAGGAGGATGGTAAGAGCTAGGTGTTTTGTGAGAACAGACGCTTGAGAtcattaatttttgttttcttggGACACCTTTGTTGCGATTGATTTCATGTTAGCGTAAAGGTAATATTCTAATGCAAAATCGAAAGGTTCAAAATTTATTTGGACATGTTttcataaaattatataaaaccCCACATTAAAATTTGGAGTATTAGATGTAACGTGAGAATGCTTGTGAATTTGGCTGTTTTCAAGTTTTTCATAAAAGAACATCTAGGGAAAATGTTTACTAAAAACGATTTGGAAATTCACCATTAAAAGTTTCATTGTATTTAAGGTTTGTGAGATTACATAAGTTTAGTACATGTGTACGATGAAATTTTGTGTGTAGAATACGAACAACTTATTCACAATCCTTTTTCTTTCGTTTGAtaagatttcaaatttattgtttttattatttttcctCTATGCAATCTATGTCCATTATGCTGCCTATGAAGCTGCAATCATGGGTTTCATTTGTTTATTTCTATATTGAAGGCATTTAGGTTCAATTATTTTAATAAGTTCTCTGCAAGAAATTTCATCGCAAATTGATGGCCGAGTTCTTTTCTTTGATGCTAACCTGTGCAATGTCATTTTTCGCTTTATTCGTCAACTTCTTTAATTCATGCTTATATTATTTGTAATGATAACAGTAATATGTTGTGAGATAATGGAACTATTATCTGCTGCAACATTATTTCACTTCGACGTGTCTCTGTCATTGCATGTTAGTATTTTTTTCGCAAGATTGCTTTgtgagaatatcatctatgtTTCGCAGACTAATGACAGTATTCGATGTTTTtcatatatttgaaattcaatgcCTTGATGTTGATAATGTTTGTTACAGGCACCTTCCACCGTATTAATTCAACAGGTGATTACTTTACACTCGATGATGTTCTTCATTCAACATGGGAGAGGCCAGGTGATTCACTAGATAAGTGTAAAATTTTTGATAGCAGTGTTGACCAGTTAAGAGTTAATTATCATGTGTACCACATACTCCAGCAATGCCAAACGAAAGATTAGAAATCTTCCTCAATCCCAAAATCTACCTCTACCAAAAtaaatttgcaaaaaaaaaactctCACGAAAACCCTCTACACGGTCCATAAAGCTGCAAGTTTCCATACTTTCCTAGCTTTTGAACAATGCCAAAACACATGGGGAAGGGAAGACAATGTGGTCATTTAGTGTACCAGCAATGCCTCTACTCACAAAATTAACTTGCACCGGTAGTGCATTGAACATGGCCCTTCACATATGAATCTTGAGTGTGTTTTTTTCGAGTTTCCACAATCTGCGAAGACCAGGCCAGAATCCACAACACAAGCCATTACTTCCTTCCTTACTTTCAAGAAAGTTGAGAGAGTTTGATAGACATCGTGTCTGTGATCTTATATATCATGATCAGTCTTCTATGCCGGGTTCTTACCATAATAAAGCGTCGACTAAACAACACTCACCAATAACTGTGAACTGCCCAATACAAGAAAACAAAACTAAATCATTGTCTCCCTTAAAATTGCAACTTCTCCTGTTCATAGTCTACAACTGTGATTTAATAGTAATGAGTCTGTATATAATCTCTagggagtaggtctcttgttagATGGtttatgaatctttatctgtgatacaTGTCAtatctaccgatattcacaataaaaagcatTATTCTtagcatgaaaaataatattttcatggatgatccaaataggagattcgtctaacaaaatacgactcgcgagatcgtctcacacactTTTTTTGCCATCAGTACGATAttgttaaataaaatattgcTAAAATATATCATGTTTCTGAATATCTAGCGAATTGTGACAAACACGATATTTACGTTcagtaaaaaaattaaaggaTGAAACAAAgttattgatttttaaaattgaaatggtACTGGTGGGGGAAAGTAAGATGTAAAGAAAAATCTGATCTAAAGAATTCGTGTCCAAAGGAAAGACAGCTCTGAACTACTCCTCCCTCCATATTTCTCAACCGATTTTCAAAATCCATGGAAACGGTTCCGTCCTCTGCTTTAATCCCACTTCTCCAAACACGCAATCGCAAGTCCTCGCGCACCATCTTCTCTGTAAAATCAACGGAAACCACGGAGCAGAAGAGCGCGAGAAGAAGGGAAAGAACAATACCCATGTCGCCTTTCGAAGCCCGGCTCTCTCTCGTCGCCGCTCTTGCGTCCCAGACTGCGTCTCTCTCCCAGCGTCGTAAGAATGAGTTCTTGTAACTTGTTTGTGTTTTCTTTGTTGCTTCATCGATTCCCACTTGGAACGCCTGATTGGATTCGATGGCCTGTTTAGGTCTTTATTTTCTACCGAAAAGGAAAATTATTGGTTAACGGTTTATGTTTGGAAAATTCtcggtttaatttttttttttttaacttgtttcttgatttatcagttttgACGGATTTGGCTAGTGAGACGGCTAAATATGTGTTTCCGAGTAAAAGGTTCGAAACCCGGAATCTAGAGGAAGCGTTAATGTCAGGTGATTCTTAGGACACTTGTGCGTTTTGCTAGCTCTGTTGTTGCTTAAGAAATTTATTTGTTCCTTAATTGTTGTGTTGCCATTTGGATTCGGTTATGTGTTGAAGTTCCGGATCTAGAGACGGTGGAATTCAAGGTTCTGAACCGGACTGACCAGTATGAGATTAGAGAAGTCGAGGTATTCTTTTGTATCCATTATTTAACCTTACCAATCTGCCCATCAAAACAAAGAGAAGCAAAACACATGATGAAGGTGTAGATGACTTGATCTCGTTGAATTTTAGAAGCTCGTGGGAATTAAGAGCTCAGTTCGCAAGTTGTCTCACAAGTTTTAAGTTTGCAACATTTTTCTTGAACAGTTTTGCGAGCTCCGGTGATGAGCTTGGATTGAGAGCTTGAGCTCAAGTTTAAGAGCCTTAAAAAGCTTGAGCTAGTACAATAACTTCTGAACTCTGTTGAGCTCAAACTGTTCCAGCTTGTGTGCTTGACTCACATGATGCTCTTACGACATCCAAATAAATCTGAATGGAAAATACAAACATGATGTACTCCTAATTTTCAGTTCGAAATTCATGATTAATTTAAGGAGAATATATGAAAAACCAGAGCAAGGATGCTTGATATTTTACTTTATTTTAGTTGCCTTGTGATGGATACCGGATCCATTGCATTGCACAGCTAATTGTAACAATAAAGCCTTTGGTTtggtctagacttgactcattAAGTCTTAATATTCTCATGTATCAGGCAATCCGTTATGATTTTATTACTTTATCTACAAGTATCAAGCATACTACACTTCACCTAACGCAAGCTTTTGTCCCCTAACTTCTTTCTTGAACCCAGTGTTTCTCGTCCCTACAAAAAATCATGCATGTAATTACAAATGTTATTTGTTATGTGAGTAACCCTGCTTTTTTTCTCCATGGGGAAAAACAGTCTTTCTTTATTGCTCAGACTACAATGCCAGGGAAGTTTGGATTTGATTTTGCTGGAGCATCTCAATCTTTTAATGTGCTGGCTGAATACTTGTTTGGTAAGGTAGTTGAAAACTTTTTGGAGATGTAAGCGCAATTTGCATCAAACCTTTTATCATGGCTTATCATTAATGGTAAAGTTTCATTTATTGTCCAAAAAACTAGTGATATTAATGTTTCTTAATTTTGTTGTCCTGTTACTGGATTCAGAATACCGATGGAAAGCAAATGGAAATGACTACACCTGTTTTTACTCGAAGAGTAAAATCTGAAGGAACAAAAATGGAAATGACAACCCCTGTGATAACTAAAAGGGTAACTTTTGGATGCCTTGGATTCTTCATTCATAAATGGATAGTTTATCTCTTTGTTGATAACTTTATTCTAGTAAGGTTTGTGTGATTGGAAGAAGTGAATATGTCGTAGTTTTTGGATACATGTTGTGCACTCATTCTAACATGCATGGTTTGCTGTGATTGAAACAAATAAAAGCAACATTTCAAGCAATATCAACATCTCCGGgagttattatatatttacTTATTTTTAATTCATGGCTCTTATTTTATTTGTTGGAAATTATGTTTTTGTTAGTGTGTTTGATTCCCCATACATTCGTTAATGTTTGAACTGCTACTTTGAAGTTTGAATCATGCAACCATAATCTGGTAGATATTGAATCCTGAAGATTTCTAGCCGGTTCATATTTACTATTCGAGAATATACAAAAGTGAAATGTCCTTATTAAGTCATAGGTGCTTTTATCTTCTTTTGGCTTGTTTTTTTCGTGAAATATATTTTAGTTATCCTTTGAATATTGCCCTGTATATTTGTAAACTACACTGGCATGTTTGAGTACGTCAAATGGATTCATTGAGGCAAGAAATTAAAACTTGTTCAATCAATTCTTTGTTTGCTTAATCATTGATATGATTAAGTGAAGTTCATTTAGGACGACAATCAAGATAAGTGGACAATGTCCTTTGTCATGCCTTCAAAGTATGGCGCGGACCTTCCATTGCCCAAGGATTCTTCGGTGACCATCAAGGAGGTGCCAAAAAAAATAATTGCAGTTGTTGCATTTTCAGGTTTGTTTCGCAATTAGATCTGATATGAACTTCATAGTAAGTAATGAGCTTCTTTTTGTTACCATGCGATGAAAGGGGTTAAGAGATTCAATGCTCCCTGTAGAATTTGGCCAAAAATCTTAATAAACTCGATTTTTTTTCGACTTTATCGTAGTGGTTGAAATCTGTTCTGAGTTAAGCCATTGGTCTTGAAACTTGGCTTTTCTCATTTTATTTCTACTTGAATAGTTTTCATATTattgtttgaacaatgatttgaGCCAGGCTTTGTCACGGACGAAGAAGTTAAACGCCGGGAATCAACACTCAGGGCCTCTCTGAAAAATGACTCTCGATTTCGCATAAAAGAAGGTGCATCTGTTGAAGTTGCCCAGGTAGATATTTTACCAGAATATGAACAATAATAAGAAACGGAAGTTTTAACTACCTCTCTCGTTTTTATCATGCAGTACAATCCGCCATTTACCTTTCCATTTTCTCGCCGTAACGAAATATCACTTGAAGTTGAAAGAAAACAGCCTTAACTTCAAACTGCTGCCTCTTCTCATTCACAAGTGAATAACTCCGGCAGCAAGTTCATCGCTGATGAGTACTCGCATTCTGCAGTCCGATGTTACATTCAGCATTGTATTTGCAATCCATGGCAATAATATTTACAATATTGATATATTTTTGTTAACATAATAATAGATGTAAGATAATTTATGTATGATATTTTTAGACACACATTTTGTTAAAAAATCAATATATGTTtctaaaaaaatcaataaatctaaTTTTGGATGATTATTATATAATTTGAGAACTTAATTAGAGTTGCCTGTTTGGTGGCCCATGTAATTGACTATTTAAGTGTTCTTTCTTAATCCACTACTGTTCTCAAGTACCGTATTATGATTTACATATGTGTATATTTAAATTGTATGATCGAGCGTTTGTCGTTTCACCAAAAATTATAGTTGGTGATAATGgtgcaattcaaatcttgtaaatctcaagcaccacggttcgatcgtttTTTCAACAAggataattattgcacccaacaacgATAAAGTGATCGGTCTTCTCACAATTGAAACATGTCATATCACCGGATGGTGATTCATTCTTGATGTTCTCATTGAGAATTTGATAGGTTCTATGGCTTTTCTTcgtgaatttgaaaatttctttgacaaataataatataacatCATTGTTGATATGTTCGGAAGTCCCATCAGACACAATTTAAATAGTGGTAGTGCCAGAAGCATTTGTTACGATAGCAGTAACAATGAGagctttagtttttttttttctttttaacgtAATTACTTCCAgtttgttcaagtcttttgattcTATCTTTGTTGATAATGCTACTgaatttttcatcaaaatcatttAAAGGTTATCCAACTTTCATTTTAACATTCTCAAATTTTGCATTGCTATAAAAAATGTATTTTCCTTTGTCTGGTTATTTTCTTCACATATCTGAATTAACTACTCCAAAATTTCTCTTGCAGAACAATACTTGTTGATTTTGCTAAATATGTTATTATCAAATGTtttatacaaaatatcattgGCTATATTATCAAGGTTTGCTTTCTTCTTATCTTTGTTGGTCCATTCACTAGTGTGTTTTCCAGCATTTGTTGATTACCTTATGTTTTAGACATTGATAGATTAGTTTTTTTAATCTTAATGGGACCATCAGTAATACTATGCCATATATCATCGTCTTGAATCATCTAAGTATTTTTTTGAGAATACGGGAATTTTGCTAAAGGATGTCATAACTTTTGCAGTAAATAATTCAAAACGGGATAAACCCTCTCCGATACCACTTGTTAAGATCAATGATATGTTTAGAAAATggaggttgaataaacattTCCAACTTTCTCTTGCTTTTGAAAATGTGCTTCACACTTTTTGAGTAGCCAGAAGCTGATCACGTTTTTTTTTAGGAAGTGCAGCGGATTACTAaaagtgcggaaacaatccTCAACAATTGATGAAAATAAAAGTGTTAGAAGGTAATGTGACACAAAGcttgtttctggaagtttgaAAGacataaactcttctacgtctctctTTTTTCTGTtttcagaaggtatcactaGAAGACTTCGATCAGTACATACTTATAAAAACTCAATTCAGCAGGACTTACTCTTACCTACTGAAACTCCTAGTATTACAACTCAACACTTTATGAAATTTGATTCTGTGAAAGACTCTTCTATCAATCTTTAACGTTCGAATAAGAACAAGTCTTTTAACGTTAAGAGTATCCGAATGTAAGAATAGacttatta
This is a stretch of genomic DNA from Primulina eburnea isolate SZY01 chromosome 11, ASM2296580v1, whole genome shotgun sequence. It encodes these proteins:
- the LOC140805152 gene encoding heme-binding-like protein At3g10130, chloroplastic isoform X1 — its product is METVPSSALIPLLQTRNRKSSRTIFSVKSTETTEQKSARRRERTIPMSPFEARLSLVAALASQTASLSQRLLTDLASETAKYVFPSKRFETRNLEEALMSVPDLETVEFKVLNRTDQYEIREVESFFIAQTTMPGKFGFDFAGASQSFNVLAEYLFGKNTDGKQMEMTTPVFTRRVKSEGTKMEMTTPVITKRDDNQDKWTMSFVMPSKYGADLPLPKDSSVTIKEVPKKIIAVVAFSGFVTDEEVKRRESTLRASLKNDSRFRIKEGASVEVAQYNPPFTFPFSRRNEISLEVERKQP
- the LOC140805152 gene encoding heme-binding-like protein At3g10130, chloroplastic isoform X2, whose protein sequence is METVPSSALIPLLQTRNRKSSRTIFSVKSTETTEQKSARRRERTIPMSPFEARLSLVAALASQTASLSQRLLTDLASETAKYVFPSKRFETRNLEEALMSVPDLETVEFKVLNRTDQYEIREVENTDGKQMEMTTPVFTRRVKSEGTKMEMTTPVITKRDDNQDKWTMSFVMPSKYGADLPLPKDSSVTIKEVPKKIIAVVAFSGFVTDEEVKRRESTLRASLKNDSRFRIKEGASVEVAQYNPPFTFPFSRRNEISLEVERKQP